One part of the Orenia metallireducens genome encodes these proteins:
- a CDS encoding M48 family metallopeptidase yields the protein MRFEVNPKEKLYFILMLVISLLIYVGLVFSIIGIFYLFLFGMMGFVSHGLYVGHIRGNGIRVSNKQFPEIYQTAEQLSKQLGLERTPSIYILEAGGLLNAFATRFLGRDFVIIYSDVLELAYEEGEAAVRFVVAHELAHLKRKHLKWRYLLSPAMFIPFLGSAYSRACEYTCDQIAVQLAPDGAIFGLLVLGVGKKMYKKINLEEIINQSKEERGFWIWLSEVSSTHPNLTKRLSKVSSDRLLVSNNKYLSSSLNI from the coding sequence ATGAGATTTGAAGTTAATCCGAAGGAAAAATTGTATTTTATTTTAATGCTTGTCATCAGTTTACTTATATATGTAGGGTTAGTTTTTTCAATTATTGGGATTTTTTATTTATTTCTGTTTGGTATGATGGGTTTTGTCTCTCATGGTTTATATGTTGGACATATTAGAGGAAATGGCATAAGAGTTTCAAACAAACAATTTCCTGAAATCTATCAAACAGCTGAACAACTATCAAAACAGTTAGGCTTAGAAAGAACACCTTCAATTTATATTCTAGAAGCTGGTGGACTGTTAAATGCATTTGCAACTAGATTTTTGGGAAGAGATTTTGTTATTATCTATTCTGATGTATTAGAATTAGCATATGAAGAAGGTGAAGCAGCAGTTAGATTTGTTGTAGCACATGAGTTAGCACACCTTAAAAGGAAACATTTGAAGTGGCGATACTTATTATCTCCAGCTATGTTTATACCTTTCTTAGGTTCAGCCTATTCTAGAGCTTGTGAATATACATGTGACCAAATAGCTGTTCAATTAGCACCAGATGGAGCAATCTTTGGACTTTTAGTTCTAGGAGTAGGAAAAAAGATGTATAAGAAGATCAATTTAGAAGAGATAATTAATCAATCTAAAGAAGAAAGAGGATTTTGGATTTGGTTATCAGAAGTTTCTTCTACACATCCAAATTTGACAAAAAGATTGAGTAAAGTATCTAGTGATAGACTTTTGGTATCAAATAATAAGTATCTATCAAGCAGTTTAAATATTTAA
- a CDS encoding FxLYD domain-containing protein — MINIKKKIIFSIILFILLLTLTAWAKQLFFIKVNQEKLRIEPNGRAIATLPKNTQVEIIGSTDKWIKVKVEGWISKESISNDLPDDKDEKIISPGFVYRAIKLRGNNGRINISGKLTNQTGKDYQLTTFIIRLYNNSGSPIGTSYIHINNFANNQTKPFNVTTAGYLSQVDDYSIEFEGGI, encoded by the coding sequence GTGATTAACATTAAAAAGAAGATAATCTTCTCTATAATTCTTTTTATTCTATTGCTAACACTAACAGCTTGGGCTAAGCAACTCTTCTTTATCAAAGTAAACCAAGAGAAATTAAGAATTGAACCAAATGGAAGAGCTATAGCTACTCTTCCTAAAAATACTCAAGTTGAGATAATAGGTTCAACTGACAAATGGATTAAGGTAAAAGTTGAAGGATGGATATCCAAGGAATCTATATCCAATGACCTACCAGATGATAAAGATGAAAAGATTATAAGCCCTGGATTCGTCTATAGAGCTATCAAACTAAGAGGAAATAATGGCAGAATTAATATTAGTGGAAAATTAACTAATCAAACTGGTAAAGACTATCAATTAACTACTTTTATAATTAGATTATACAATAATTCAGGTTCCCCTATTGGAACTAGTTATATACACATCAATAATTTTGCCAATAATCAAACTAAGCCATTTAATGTAACTACAGCTGGCTACTTATCACAAGTAGATGATTATAGTATTGAATTTGAGGGTGGAATCTAA
- a CDS encoding N-acetyltransferase has product MIRKSTKDDINKIVQLWYEVSLKAHDFIDKEYWKASQQDMKEEYIPLSDTYIIEEANQLRGFISMVDNYLAALFVDSRFQSRGYGKRLLDYVKEDKEYIELKVFQKNNRAYKFYSTNGFTIEQELIDKDLNEKEYLMIWKSKE; this is encoded by the coding sequence ATGATAAGAAAAAGCACTAAGGATGATATCAATAAAATAGTTCAGCTCTGGTATGAAGTATCCTTAAAAGCACATGATTTTATCGATAAAGAATATTGGAAAGCATCACAGCAGGATATGAAAGAAGAATATATCCCATTATCAGATACTTATATCATAGAGGAAGCTAATCAATTAAGAGGATTTATCTCAATGGTAGATAACTATCTTGCAGCATTATTTGTTGATAGTAGATTTCAAAGTAGGGGTTATGGAAAAAGGTTATTAGACTATGTTAAAGAAGATAAAGAATATATAGAATTAAAAGTTTTCCAGAAAAATAATAGAGCTTATAAATTCTATTCTACAAATGGATTTACAATAGAGCAAGAATTAATCGATAAAGATTTAAATGAGAAAGAGTATTTAATGATATGGAAAAGTAAAGAGTAA